In the Psychromonas sp. psych-6C06 genome, one interval contains:
- a CDS encoding methyl-accepting chemotaxis protein: MLIKHKLIANTVISIASMLAMLLLLNFSSSALQKDITLAQDIGEIESGILQLRHYEKNFIAQKLLTDVDDFTAQDAKVVDQLEKVKRTLVEMGISTSEIATLSSALTEYRQQFNVLVESQQRIGLTTKDGLYGALTKAVKQVERSIGKSDFEMLSLTLQLRRYEKDFLMDFDRKHIRKYERIYKQLLNGVEDSSLSIGKKTAVNYSLPKYKKAFLDLAAEQKVFGYDAQSGLRKALFDSSAMVIQQQNALVVKTNVAIDSYIKSISSVTYVLFAIALILSIVIGSIVSRSIMSGITFIKRSIVQIAETNDLTIVVSTKNNDELAEMAHAFNGMIKNFHALIISTQESANNVTQAATTLTANIHQAHEGVQAQMQETDMVATAVTEMVATIEEIASNTTDAADKAEQTNQNAAIGKQGVDATIEQINILSGKLVESEDVVINLSKDSETIGSVLDVIRGIAEQTNLLALNAAIEAARAGEQGRGFAVVADEVRTLASRTQESTKEIENIISSLQSRTQNIVSLMTDCREEGKESAEQANQAGQMLAQINEDIVGIMDMNTAIATAIQEQSVVAAEVNRHVVSIRDVAENSGETSTQNDEMSNELETQANKLISEVSKFTV, encoded by the coding sequence ATGCTAATAAAACATAAATTAATCGCTAATACTGTTATCTCCATCGCCAGCATGCTCGCGATGTTGTTGCTATTAAATTTTTCTTCTTCAGCGTTACAAAAAGATATCACTCTTGCTCAGGATATCGGCGAAATAGAGTCAGGTATTTTACAATTACGGCACTACGAGAAGAACTTTATTGCTCAAAAGTTATTGACTGATGTTGATGACTTTACGGCGCAGGATGCCAAGGTCGTTGATCAATTAGAAAAAGTAAAACGCACACTAGTCGAAATGGGTATATCGACCTCCGAGATAGCAACTCTCAGTTCTGCCTTAACTGAATACAGACAGCAATTTAATGTTCTTGTTGAGTCACAACAAAGAATAGGTCTCACAACGAAAGATGGTCTTTATGGCGCACTCACTAAAGCAGTGAAGCAAGTAGAACGTTCAATTGGAAAATCTGATTTTGAAATGCTTAGTTTAACCTTGCAATTACGCCGTTACGAAAAAGATTTTTTAATGGACTTTGACCGTAAACACATTAGAAAATATGAGCGTATTTACAAACAATTACTTAATGGTGTTGAAGATAGTAGCCTTTCTATCGGTAAAAAAACCGCAGTTAACTACTCTTTACCTAAATATAAAAAAGCTTTTCTTGACCTTGCTGCAGAGCAAAAAGTGTTTGGTTACGATGCCCAAAGTGGCCTTCGTAAAGCTCTCTTTGATAGTTCAGCGATGGTTATTCAGCAACAAAATGCATTGGTTGTAAAAACCAATGTAGCTATTGATAGTTATATCAAATCGATCAGTAGCGTAACCTATGTTCTTTTTGCTATTGCATTAATCCTATCTATTGTTATCGGCTCTATCGTAAGCCGTAGCATTATGAGTGGCATTACCTTTATTAAGCGCTCTATTGTTCAAATTGCCGAAACTAACGATCTCACCATCGTCGTTTCAACAAAGAACAATGATGAACTGGCTGAGATGGCACATGCATTTAACGGCATGATTAAAAATTTCCACGCATTGATTATCTCGACACAAGAGTCGGCAAACAATGTAACCCAAGCGGCAACCACACTCACAGCTAATATACATCAAGCTCACGAGGGAGTTCAGGCACAAATGCAAGAAACTGACATGGTTGCTACAGCTGTTACTGAGATGGTTGCCACTATTGAGGAGATTGCAAGTAATACTACTGATGCGGCCGATAAAGCAGAACAAACGAATCAAAATGCGGCCATTGGTAAACAAGGTGTTGATGCCACTATAGAGCAGATAAACATACTTTCTGGTAAATTAGTTGAATCTGAAGATGTGGTGATTAACCTTTCTAAAGATAGCGAAACCATTGGTAGTGTATTAGATGTTATTAGAGGTATTGCAGAACAAACTAATTTACTGGCGCTAAATGCAGCTATTGAAGCGGCAAGAGCCGGCGAACAAGGGCGCGGTTTTGCCGTCGTGGCTGATGAGGTTCGTACGCTCGCTAGCCGTACTCAAGAGTCAACAAAAGAGATAGAAAACATTATCAGTTCACTGCAAAGCCGCACTCAAAATATCGTCTCATTAATGACAGATTGTCGAGAGGAAGGCAAAGAGAGTGCAGAGCAAGCAAACCAAGCAGGACAGATGTTAGCCCAAATAAATGAAGACATCGTCGGTATCATGGATATGAACACTGCCATTGCAACAGCAATTCAAGAACAAAGTGTGGTAGCAGCAGAGGTAAACCGTCATGTTGTTTCTATTCGTGATGTCGCAGAAAATTCAGGTGAAACATCGACGCAGAATGATGAAATGAGTAATGAGCTTGAAACACAAGCTAACAAGCTTATCTC